In one Ornithinimicrobium pratense genomic region, the following are encoded:
- a CDS encoding NUDIX hydrolase, with protein sequence MHYTEYDTRLAVYAVLVDEQDRILLTWFNGGPRGLRPGWSLPGGGVDFDERLEDAVVREVYEETGYAVTVGPLLAEHHFSGRQESGRPFRSQRLLFAATITGGELGTVERDGTTDFARWVPRSDFPLTEHTAEIVQLAVERAWNPQI encoded by the coding sequence GTGCACTACACCGAGTACGACACCCGCCTGGCCGTCTACGCCGTCCTCGTGGACGAGCAGGACCGGATCCTGCTGACCTGGTTCAACGGCGGGCCGCGTGGGCTGCGACCGGGCTGGTCCCTGCCGGGCGGCGGCGTCGACTTCGACGAGCGGCTGGAGGACGCGGTGGTCCGGGAGGTCTACGAGGAGACCGGGTATGCCGTCACGGTCGGTCCGCTGCTCGCCGAGCATCACTTCTCCGGTCGCCAGGAGTCGGGCCGCCCCTTCCGTTCCCAGCGGCTGCTGTTTGCCGCGACGATCACCGGCGGGGAGCTGGGGACGGTGGAGCGTGATGGCACGACGGACTTCGCCCGCTGGGTGCCCAGGTCGGACTTCCCGCTGACCGAGCACACCGCGGAGATCGTGCAGCTGGCCGTGGAGCGCGCATGGAACCCGCAGATCTGA
- a CDS encoding M50 family metallopeptidase, with amino-acid sequence MLADLWARASATQPPLPWEGSLLLGLVALLVTWSPLGHRVVRHLVTLVHEAGHAAVAALVGRRLSGIRLHSDTSGVTVSRGRPRGPGMVATMLAGYPAPALVGLAGAFLLGAGYAAGVLWALVLTCALVLLLVRNLYGLWVVLVLGVSVALLSWTAPAAALSGTAYLMVWTLLLAAPRAVVDLHRERRGRRGGSDADQLRRLTGVPASVWTAVFWLVTVGALVVGARELVPLG; translated from the coding sequence GTGCTGGCTGACCTCTGGGCGCGGGCGAGCGCAACGCAACCCCCGTTGCCCTGGGAGGGCAGCCTGCTGCTCGGCCTGGTCGCCCTGCTGGTCACCTGGAGCCCGCTCGGCCACCGGGTGGTGCGCCACCTGGTGACCCTGGTGCACGAGGCCGGGCACGCGGCGGTCGCAGCCCTGGTCGGGCGTCGTCTCTCCGGCATCCGGTTGCACTCCGACACCTCCGGCGTGACCGTGTCCCGGGGCCGACCACGCGGGCCCGGCATGGTGGCCACCATGCTGGCCGGCTACCCGGCCCCGGCCCTGGTCGGCCTGGCGGGCGCCTTCCTGCTCGGCGCGGGGTATGCAGCAGGCGTCCTCTGGGCGCTGGTCCTCACCTGCGCCCTCGTGCTGCTGCTGGTGCGCAACCTCTACGGGCTGTGGGTGGTGCTCGTGCTGGGGGTCAGCGTGGCGTTGCTGTCCTGGACTGCTCCGGCGGCCGCGCTGTCGGGGACGGCATACCTGATGGTGTGGACCCTGCTCCTCGCGGCACCCCGCGCGGTGGTCGACCTGCACCGCGAGCGCCGCGGTCGGCGCGGAGGCAGCGACGCCGACCAGTTGAGGAGGCTCACCGGTGTGCCGGCGTCGGTGTGGACCGCCGTCTTCTGGTTGGTCACCGTGGGCGCGCTCGTCGTCGGGGCTCGCGAGCTCGTGCCGCTCGGCTGA
- a CDS encoding rhomboid family intramembrane serine protease — protein sequence MTISQQTRAGSPTWRHRLVPVLVLVALMWVLELTDLLLPLNLDQFGIRPRDTGHLAGIVLSPFLHLGFGHLIANTTSLLVLGGLLALATRHLWAVTGLVVLIGGLGVWLFGGSGSVHIGASGVVYGYAAFLAVYGFVARAFGPALVGLLVVVAYGSLLWGVLPLREGVSWQAHLFGAVAGVLVAVWLGRQDREARPARRR from the coding sequence GTGACCATCTCCCAGCAGACCCGCGCCGGCTCCCCGACCTGGCGGCACCGCCTCGTGCCGGTGCTGGTTTTGGTCGCCCTGATGTGGGTCCTGGAGCTCACCGACCTGCTCCTGCCGCTGAACCTCGACCAGTTCGGGATCCGCCCGCGCGACACCGGGCACCTGGCCGGCATCGTGCTCAGCCCGTTCCTGCACCTCGGCTTCGGCCACCTCATCGCCAACACGACCTCGCTGCTCGTCCTGGGCGGGCTGTTGGCCCTGGCCACCCGCCACCTGTGGGCGGTCACCGGCCTGGTCGTGCTGATCGGCGGGCTGGGCGTCTGGCTGTTCGGCGGCTCGGGCAGCGTCCACATCGGCGCCAGCGGGGTGGTCTACGGCTACGCCGCCTTCCTGGCTGTGTACGGCTTCGTCGCACGGGCGTTCGGCCCGGCGTTGGTCGGTCTGCTGGTCGTGGTGGCCTACGGCTCGCTGCTGTGGGGCGTGCTACCGCTGCGCGAAGGCGTCTCCTGGCAGGCCCACCTCTTCGGCGCCGTTGCCGGGGTGCTCGTCGCGGTCTGGCTCGGGCGGCAGGACCGCGAGGCTCGCCCAGCGCGGCGTCGCTGA
- a CDS encoding DUF1304 domain-containing protein, which translates to MLFAGLILAALAAVLHVYLFYLESMAWTSREARRIFRTTPQEAQQQRLLAFNQGFYNLFLALLVALGAVSYALGSTTVGLTLLLAGTGCMLAAAVVLAFSSPAYRRAAVRQGALPLLAVLALVGSLP; encoded by the coding sequence GTGCTGTTCGCCGGACTCATCCTCGCTGCCCTCGCGGCGGTGCTGCACGTCTACCTCTTCTACCTCGAGTCCATGGCCTGGACCTCGCGCGAGGCGCGCCGGATTTTCCGCACCACGCCGCAAGAGGCCCAGCAGCAGCGCCTCCTGGCCTTCAACCAGGGCTTCTACAACCTCTTCCTGGCCCTGCTCGTCGCCCTCGGTGCCGTCTCCTACGCCCTGGGCTCCACGACGGTCGGGCTGACCCTCCTGCTGGCCGGCACCGGCTGCATGCTGGCCGCAGCGGTCGTGCTCGCGTTCAGCTCACCCGCCTACCGGCGCGCGGCGGTGCGGCAGGGCGCCCTGCCGCTCCTCGCGGTCCTCGCCCTGGTCGGCTCCCTCCCCTGA
- a CDS encoding GNAT family N-acetyltransferase, translating into MSEVSVTHEPEQQRYEAHRQGELAGVAQYRLEGDLVVFTHTQVEPAHEGQGIGSTLAQAALDEVREAGERKVRADCAFIASWIDKHPDYADLLA; encoded by the coding sequence ATGAGCGAAGTCAGCGTCACCCACGAGCCCGAACAGCAGCGGTACGAGGCGCACCGGCAGGGGGAGCTCGCCGGCGTCGCCCAGTACCGTCTCGAGGGCGACCTGGTCGTCTTCACCCACACCCAGGTCGAGCCGGCGCACGAGGGCCAGGGGATCGGCAGCACGCTGGCCCAGGCCGCGTTGGACGAGGTGCGCGAGGCGGGGGAGCGCAAGGTGCGCGCCGATTGCGCGTTCATCGCCTCCTGGATCGACAAGCACCCGGACTACGCCGACCTGCTGGCGTAG
- a CDS encoding IclR family transcriptional regulator — protein MAEPSSVPTARTGGVQSLERAFGILEAMADAGGMISLSQLAEQLSLAPATIHRLIRSLVDLGYVRQESNRQYSLGPKLLRLSAESARRIGVWAGPYLSRAVEQLGESVNVAVLEDDHVTYVAQVQPSTTLMRMFTEVGRRTLPHGTAVGKVMLAQLPEDEVRALLARTGMPRLTEHTRTTPEQLLENLALTRGRGYATDEEEQEIGVRCVAVPVPGAPRKMALSMSGPSARMDDAAVRRGVTVLRETARQIADVLGSDRSLLIG, from the coding sequence ATGGCCGAACCCAGCAGCGTCCCCACGGCGCGGACCGGTGGCGTGCAGTCCCTGGAGCGGGCCTTTGGGATTCTGGAGGCGATGGCGGACGCCGGGGGGATGATCAGCCTGTCCCAGCTGGCCGAGCAACTGTCCCTGGCGCCGGCCACCATCCACCGGCTCATCCGCAGCCTCGTCGACCTCGGCTACGTGCGCCAGGAGTCCAACCGGCAGTACTCCCTGGGCCCCAAGCTGCTCCGGCTCTCGGCGGAGTCCGCCCGGCGCATCGGGGTCTGGGCCGGGCCCTACCTCTCCCGGGCCGTCGAGCAGCTCGGGGAGTCGGTCAACGTGGCCGTCCTTGAGGACGACCACGTGACCTACGTGGCCCAGGTGCAGCCCTCGACGACGCTGATGCGCATGTTCACCGAGGTCGGCCGCCGCACGCTGCCGCACGGAACCGCGGTCGGCAAGGTGATGCTGGCCCAGCTGCCCGAGGATGAGGTCCGCGCCCTGCTGGCCCGCACCGGCATGCCGCGCCTGACCGAGCACACCCGCACCACGCCCGAGCAGCTCCTGGAGAACCTGGCGCTGACCAGGGGGCGGGGATACGCCACGGACGAGGAGGAGCAGGAGATCGGCGTGCGCTGCGTGGCGGTGCCGGTCCCCGGCGCACCGCGCAAGATGGCGCTGTCCATGTCCGGGCCGAGCGCCCGGATGGACGATGCTGCGGTGCGCCGCGGCGTCACCGTCCTGCGGGAGACCGCGCGGCAGATCGCCGACGTGCTCGGGTCCGACCGTTCGCTGCTCATCGGCTGA
- a CDS encoding glycerate kinase produces the protein MATAPTAPRVLLAPDKFKGTLTAAEVAGHLAEGIALERPDAEVVVVPVADGGDGLLAAAAAAGFERVEVTAAGPLGEPVRAAYAARAGGREAVVEMAEVCGLARLRHRLAPMTATSRGLGDVVAHALDAGATSLLVGIGGSASTDGGAGLLQALGARLLDADGAPVGPGGAGLERLAALDLSGLHPRLATARLTVACDVDNPLTGPHGAAAVYGPQKGADEDHVRALDAGVAHLAEVVARHTGQDLRDTPGAGAAGGVGFAALAVLGAVLRPGAEVVLELTGFHDALPGADLVVTGEGSLDGQTLHGKAPAAVAAAARAAGVPVVAVAGRVALDEQQLRQAGFRAAHALADLATYPQESFTHPEPLLREVGRRIARELPGPDPSQPAQLDFPSSRTFRPPSGG, from the coding sequence ATGGCCACCGCACCGACTGCCCCGCGGGTCCTGCTCGCCCCCGACAAGTTCAAGGGCACGCTGACCGCGGCCGAGGTCGCCGGGCACCTGGCCGAGGGGATCGCGCTGGAACGACCCGACGCGGAGGTTGTCGTGGTGCCCGTGGCCGATGGTGGGGACGGGTTGCTGGCGGCGGCGGCCGCAGCCGGTTTCGAGCGGGTGGAGGTCACTGCAGCCGGGCCGCTCGGCGAGCCCGTCCGCGCGGCCTATGCCGCCCGCGCGGGCGGGCGCGAGGCCGTGGTCGAGATGGCCGAGGTATGCGGCCTCGCCCGGCTCAGGCACCGGCTGGCACCGATGACCGCGACGAGCCGCGGGCTCGGCGATGTGGTCGCGCACGCGCTCGACGCCGGCGCCACCTCCCTGCTCGTGGGCATCGGCGGAAGCGCCTCGACGGACGGGGGCGCGGGCCTGCTGCAGGCGCTCGGGGCCCGCCTGCTCGACGCCGACGGGGCGCCCGTGGGACCCGGCGGCGCCGGGCTGGAACGCCTGGCGGCCCTGGACCTCTCCGGTCTGCACCCGAGGCTGGCCACGGCGCGGCTGACCGTCGCCTGCGACGTGGACAACCCGCTCACCGGCCCGCACGGCGCAGCCGCCGTCTACGGGCCGCAGAAGGGGGCCGACGAGGACCACGTCCGGGCGCTGGACGCGGGCGTGGCCCACCTCGCTGAGGTGGTGGCTCGCCATACCGGCCAGGATCTGAGGGACACCCCGGGCGCAGGTGCCGCCGGAGGGGTCGGGTTTGCCGCGCTGGCTGTCCTGGGGGCCGTGCTCCGGCCCGGCGCCGAGGTGGTGCTCGAGCTCACCGGCTTCCACGATGCCCTGCCCGGTGCCGACCTGGTCGTCACCGGGGAAGGCTCCCTCGACGGGCAGACCCTGCACGGCAAGGCCCCGGCGGCAGTGGCGGCCGCGGCCCGCGCGGCGGGTGTCCCGGTGGTGGCGGTCGCCGGCCGGGTGGCGCTCGACGAGCAGCAGCTGCGGCAGGCCGGCTTCCGCGCTGCCCATGCGCTCGCCGACCTGGCCACCTACCCCCAGGAGTCCTTCACCCACCCCGAGCCCCTCCTGCGTGAGGTGGGCCGGCGGATTGCCCGAGAGCTGCCAGGGCCGGATCCGTCCCAGCCCGCCCAGCTAGACTTTCCATCCAGCAGAACTTTCCGCCCACCAAGCGGAGGGTGA
- a CDS encoding NCS2 family permease, translating to MATTQPANTPPPSRPHDPGPGTGATGLLDRYFGITAVGSTIPRELRAGLTTFLTMSYIIFVNPSVLSAAIDVPNGFVQLLMVTCIAAMFGSVIMGVVAKYPFAQAPGMGLNAFFSFTVVLGMGVEWPTALGAVFISGLLFVVLSLIGVRQAIVRALPMGLKLAITAGIGCFLALLGLSTAEIVVSNEATLVGLGDLSAPTAWLALLGLGLTAALMARKVTGAILWGILVMSLVAVVSRIPVYSGGEDDTLQAFPGFSDGVVALPVWPGDLVGQLDIMGALSLGLVTVVLTFFIVDFFDATGTLTGLAHRSGYLDENGDMPRAKRAFSMDGVAGMFGAFMGTSTVTAYVESASGIEEGGRTGLTATMTGVLFGLAMFLWPVAAMVPGAATAPALILVGALMMQGIRHIEWEKVSESVPAFLTIILMPLTFSIANGVSLGIISYCAIKLAIGEGRKVSWPLYLIAAFLLSRYIFFADG from the coding sequence TTGGCTACCACCCAACCCGCCAACACCCCACCTCCTTCCCGACCGCACGACCCGGGCCCCGGCACCGGGGCCACGGGCCTGCTCGACCGCTACTTCGGCATCACCGCCGTCGGCTCCACCATCCCGCGCGAGCTGCGGGCCGGGCTGACCACCTTCCTGACGATGAGCTACATCATCTTCGTCAACCCCTCGGTCCTCAGCGCGGCGATCGACGTCCCCAACGGCTTCGTCCAGCTGCTCATGGTGACCTGCATCGCCGCCATGTTCGGCTCGGTGATCATGGGCGTGGTCGCGAAGTACCCCTTCGCGCAGGCGCCGGGGATGGGGCTGAACGCCTTCTTCTCCTTCACCGTCGTGCTGGGGATGGGGGTGGAGTGGCCGACCGCGCTGGGTGCCGTCTTCATCTCCGGCCTGCTCTTCGTCGTGCTCTCCCTCATCGGGGTGCGGCAGGCGATCGTGCGTGCGCTGCCGATGGGGCTGAAGCTGGCGATCACCGCCGGCATCGGCTGCTTCCTGGCCCTGCTCGGGCTCAGCACGGCCGAGATCGTCGTGTCCAACGAGGCCACCCTGGTGGGCCTGGGCGACCTGAGCGCGCCCACCGCCTGGCTGGCGCTGCTCGGCCTGGGCCTGACCGCGGCGCTCATGGCCCGCAAGGTCACCGGCGCGATCCTGTGGGGCATCCTCGTGATGTCCCTGGTGGCCGTGGTGTCTCGCATCCCGGTCTACAGCGGGGGCGAGGACGACACGCTGCAGGCCTTCCCCGGCTTCTCCGACGGGGTCGTCGCGCTGCCGGTGTGGCCCGGTGACCTGGTCGGGCAGCTGGACATCATGGGCGCACTCAGCCTGGGCCTGGTGACTGTGGTGCTGACCTTCTTCATCGTCGACTTCTTCGACGCGACCGGCACGCTCACCGGCCTGGCGCACCGCTCCGGCTACCTGGACGAGAACGGCGACATGCCCCGCGCAAAGCGGGCCTTCTCGATGGACGGCGTTGCGGGCATGTTCGGCGCCTTCATGGGCACCTCCACGGTGACCGCCTACGTCGAGTCCGCCTCCGGCATCGAGGAGGGCGGCCGCACCGGCCTGACCGCCACGATGACCGGCGTCCTGTTCGGGCTGGCGATGTTCCTGTGGCCGGTGGCGGCCATGGTGCCCGGCGCGGCCACGGCACCGGCGCTGATCCTCGTCGGCGCGCTGATGATGCAGGGCATCCGGCACATCGAGTGGGAGAAGGTCTCCGAGAGCGTGCCGGCCTTTCTCACCATCATCCTGATGCCGCTGACCTTCTCAATCGCCAACGGCGTCTCGCTGGGCATCATCAGCTACTGCGCGATCAAGCTCGCGATCGGTGAGGGCCGCAAGGTGTCCTGGCCGCTCTACCTCATCGCCGCCTTCCTGCTCTCCCGATACATCTTCTTCGCCGACGGCTGA
- a CDS encoding glycosyltransferase: MADHPYPSPQARTGAPQGPGPSKVVVAAVGSRGDVVPFANLAARLAAAGHDVTLVTHAAYSHLANPSLRLAPVASDPRALLAGPAARAVRRASPRGLNRTRHHFADFLHAAQEPAGAVLPGADLLIASTFAVAAVDEALRQSVPVVRAHMWPEYSGLTGPMPLLPYGWLLPGPARRLARGALRRAEPFLGGLDGWWERGRLHLVARHPVGLTTATLGSLYAFSPRLVAPLPSDGVVTGWWTDPDPPQLSPEVAQALDDGDDWIYVGFGSMEQDDPDELLARVDAACERLGVRAVVQLGQVRGSPHPHLLCIGEEPHDELFGRTRAVVHHGGAGTTGAVVRSGVPSVVVPHFADQFYWASRLYSLGVAPRHAPRAFSSERLLARRIEEALAPQMTRRAAELADGVRSEDGCGHAVRQVEEWLVQARSG, translated from the coding sequence ATGGCCGATCATCCCTACCCGTCTCCCCAGGCCCGCACAGGTGCCCCGCAGGGGCCGGGGCCGAGCAAGGTGGTCGTGGCGGCGGTCGGCAGCCGCGGCGATGTCGTGCCGTTCGCCAACCTGGCCGCCCGCCTGGCCGCGGCGGGGCACGACGTCACGCTGGTCACCCACGCGGCCTACAGTCATCTCGCCAACCCCTCGCTCCGCCTCGCCCCCGTCGCCAGCGACCCGAGGGCGCTGCTGGCGGGCCCGGCCGCGCGGGCGGTGCGGCGGGCCAGCCCGCGTGGGCTCAACCGCACGCGTCATCACTTCGCTGACTTCCTGCACGCCGCCCAGGAGCCGGCCGGCGCGGTCCTGCCCGGTGCTGACCTGCTCATCGCCTCGACGTTCGCCGTCGCGGCAGTCGACGAGGCGCTGCGACAGTCCGTCCCTGTCGTCCGGGCTCACATGTGGCCGGAGTACTCGGGGCTGACCGGGCCGATGCCTCTGCTCCCGTACGGGTGGCTCCTGCCCGGGCCGGCACGGCGTCTCGCCCGCGGTGCGCTGCGTCGCGCCGAGCCGTTCCTGGGTGGCCTGGACGGGTGGTGGGAGCGTGGACGGCTGCATCTGGTCGCCAGGCACCCCGTCGGCCTGACGACGGCGACCCTGGGGTCGTTGTACGCCTTCAGCCCGCGCCTCGTCGCACCGCTGCCCTCCGACGGCGTCGTGACGGGGTGGTGGACCGATCCGGACCCGCCGCAACTCTCCCCCGAGGTGGCGCAGGCCCTCGACGACGGTGATGACTGGATCTACGTCGGGTTCGGCTCGATGGAGCAGGACGACCCCGACGAGCTGCTGGCCCGGGTCGATGCGGCGTGCGAACGCCTCGGGGTCCGGGCCGTCGTGCAGCTCGGGCAGGTGCGCGGCAGCCCCCACCCGCACCTACTGTGCATCGGCGAGGAGCCGCACGACGAGTTGTTCGGCCGGACGCGCGCCGTGGTCCATCACGGGGGCGCGGGCACCACGGGCGCCGTCGTCCGCAGCGGCGTCCCCTCCGTGGTCGTCCCGCACTTTGCCGACCAGTTCTACTGGGCGTCTCGCCTCTACTCCCTCGGGGTGGCCCCGCGCCACGCCCCCAGGGCCTTCTCGTCCGAACGGCTGCTGGCCCGGCGCATCGAGGAGGCCCTTGCACCCCAGATGACCCGGCGTGCAGCCGAGCTGGCGGACGGAGTGCGCAGCGAGGACGGTTGCGGGCACGCCGTGCGCCAGGTCGAGGAATGGCTGGTCCAGGCGAGGAGCGGGTGA
- a CDS encoding ArnT family glycosyltransferase produces MIAITILLLAVAPRYGPHWDELYFGMLPLHWWYVDQPPLTVWLSWLATQLSDAIWVQRLPAVTAAALGAFVAGLYPRVLGAGPRAQRLAAWAHAFTVYPLMMGHIFTTAAIDLLAWQVVILLVLRATAGHPRSLVWAGTIAGLAAWNKLLVVVLLVALFVGLLLTDRQLLRTRHTVIGVVLFGLLAAPQGLAQLLNGMPMAQVSAGLVEAQGDLVRLTLVPTLFLFVGPPLLLVWVAGLVDPWRTPGGPGRFLLPTLLLLVAWTLANPAQPHYPAGALLPALAMGWASPRLRARWSPAKRQGVIAANAVMASLVCLPLLPATDPWLSLQSRINPTIRDQVGWLDYVDQVREVRREGEAVITDTYALAGALHRYGSPEEQARVHSGHNALWDLGPPRGDRVLLVGEHAVAQSAAFRTCTPAGTLQARPVAHPQLIGPPMLHCEEPVTDWQTVWPQFRRLSGW; encoded by the coding sequence ATGATCGCGATCACGATCCTCCTGCTGGCGGTCGCACCGCGCTACGGCCCGCACTGGGACGAGCTGTACTTCGGGATGCTGCCGCTGCACTGGTGGTATGTCGATCAGCCACCGCTGACGGTGTGGCTGTCCTGGCTGGCCACCCAGCTGAGCGACGCAATCTGGGTGCAGCGCCTGCCCGCGGTGACGGCTGCGGCCCTGGGCGCCTTCGTCGCGGGGCTGTACCCCCGGGTCCTGGGTGCCGGTCCACGGGCCCAGCGGCTGGCGGCGTGGGCGCACGCCTTCACGGTCTACCCGCTGATGATGGGGCACATCTTCACCACGGCAGCCATCGACCTGCTGGCCTGGCAGGTCGTCATTCTCCTCGTGCTCCGGGCCACCGCCGGGCACCCGCGCAGCCTCGTCTGGGCCGGGACCATCGCCGGGCTCGCCGCGTGGAACAAGCTGCTCGTCGTCGTCCTGTTGGTCGCGCTGTTCGTCGGGTTGCTGCTCACGGACCGGCAGCTGCTGCGGACGCGGCACACCGTCATCGGCGTCGTCCTGTTCGGGCTGCTGGCGGCGCCCCAGGGCCTGGCCCAGCTCCTGAACGGGATGCCGATGGCGCAGGTCTCGGCCGGTCTGGTCGAGGCGCAGGGGGATCTGGTCCGGCTCACCCTGGTGCCGACCCTCTTCCTCTTCGTCGGCCCGCCGCTGCTGCTCGTCTGGGTGGCCGGGCTGGTCGACCCCTGGCGGACCCCGGGCGGGCCGGGCCGCTTCCTGCTGCCGACCCTGCTGCTCCTGGTCGCCTGGACCCTGGCCAACCCCGCACAGCCGCACTATCCCGCCGGCGCGCTCCTGCCGGCGCTCGCCATGGGCTGGGCAAGCCCCCGCCTGCGGGCGCGCTGGTCGCCCGCCAAGAGGCAGGGCGTCATCGCCGCCAACGCGGTCATGGCCAGCCTGGTCTGTCTACCGCTGCTCCCCGCGACCGACCCGTGGCTGTCGCTGCAGTCACGGATCAACCCGACCATCCGCGACCAGGTCGGATGGCTGGACTACGTGGACCAGGTGCGCGAGGTGCGACGCGAAGGCGAGGCGGTCATCACCGACACCTATGCCCTCGCCGGGGCCCTGCACCGCTACGGCTCACCGGAGGAACAAGCCCGGGTGCACTCAGGTCACAACGCGCTGTGGGACCTCGGGCCGCCCCGCGGAGACCGGGTGCTGTTGGTCGGCGAGCACGCCGTGGCCCAGAGCGCGGCCTTCCGGACGTGCACCCCGGCGGGGACCCTGCAGGCCAGGCCCGTCGCGCACCCCCAGCTCATCGGTCCGCCGATGCTGCACTGCGAGGAACCGGTGACTGACTGGCAGACGGTGTGGCCGCAGTTCCGTCGGCTGAGCGGCTGGTAG